A genomic window from Martelella lutilitoris includes:
- the ribA gene encoding GTP cyclohydrolase II RibA, whose protein sequence is MRQDKSFDFASLTPEAEVERAVAELRFGRPVIMRDGGRRIAALALDCVAPALFDQFARAADNRHSLFLTRERAERLGIRAKGGIAVPLAGIGFDAASKLAYALSAEKPAAWREADPLAAASQELARLALLLPAMVTSEIAPEDGRFAACQEIDFATLDQSEGARQNFQQVVRTRVPLKEIGDADFAVFRGGLAQKDQIAIIVGKPDLSAPVPVRIHSSCITGDLSGSLKCDCGDQLRNGLKQLKAAGGGVLVYLDQEGRGTGIGAKMRAYGYQHQGLDTIDADAELGLASDHRRYEAAAAMLSLLGISSVVLHTNNPTKIDGLRANGIDVSGHVRVTGTVTTDNVNYLRTKTLRAGHTLELESLIAAE, encoded by the coding sequence ATGCGGCAAGACAAGAGTTTCGACTTTGCGTCCCTTACCCCCGAGGCCGAGGTGGAGCGGGCCGTCGCGGAACTGCGTTTCGGTCGCCCCGTCATCATGCGGGACGGCGGGCGGCGGATCGCAGCGCTCGCGCTTGATTGCGTCGCGCCGGCGCTGTTCGACCAGTTCGCCCGCGCCGCCGACAATCGCCACAGCCTGTTCCTGACGCGCGAACGGGCCGAGAGGCTCGGCATTCGCGCGAAGGGCGGCATCGCCGTGCCGCTCGCCGGGATCGGTTTTGACGCGGCCTCGAAGCTTGCCTATGCGCTCTCCGCCGAGAAACCCGCCGCCTGGAGGGAAGCCGATCCTCTGGCGGCGGCCTCGCAGGAACTGGCGCGGCTTGCGCTCCTGCTGCCGGCTATGGTGACAAGCGAAATCGCGCCGGAAGACGGGCGATTCGCCGCCTGCCAGGAAATCGACTTTGCAACGCTTGATCAAAGCGAGGGCGCCCGGCAGAATTTCCAGCAGGTGGTGCGCACGCGGGTGCCGCTGAAGGAGATCGGCGACGCCGACTTCGCCGTTTTCCGCGGCGGGCTGGCGCAAAAGGACCAGATCGCCATCATCGTCGGCAAGCCGGACCTCAGCGCGCCGGTGCCGGTGCGCATCCACTCCTCCTGCATTACCGGCGATCTTTCCGGCTCGCTCAAATGCGATTGCGGCGACCAGCTTCGAAATGGACTGAAACAGCTTAAGGCCGCCGGCGGCGGCGTGCTGGTCTATCTCGACCAGGAGGGACGCGGCACCGGCATCGGCGCCAAGATGCGCGCCTATGGTTATCAGCATCAGGGCCTCGACACGATCGACGCCGACGCCGAACTGGGCCTTGCAAGCGATCACCGCCGCTACGAGGCCGCCGCCGCCATGCTCAGCCTGCTCGGCATTTCCAGCGTGGTCCTGCATACCAACAATCCGACGAAGATTGACGGACTGCGTGCAAACGGCATTGATGTATCGGGCCATGTCCGCGTTACCGGCACGGTCACGACCGACAATGTCAACTATCTTCGCACCAAGACGCTGAGGGCCGGCCATACCCTGGAGCTCGAAAGCCTGATCGCGGCGGAATAG
- a CDS encoding zinc-dependent alcohol dehydrogenase, producing MSERERQLEARALWFPEAGRALLRGERLKRPGADEALVETLFTGISRGTENLVFHGRVPESERERMRGPNMAGDFSFPVKYGYAAVGRVAEGPSDLSGRLVFCLHPHQDRFVAPAAMLSPLPEDLPPERAVLAANIETALNIVWDAGIQPGDTVAVFGAGTVGALVAFLASSIPATETTLIDPNGKRAALAEKLGLAFSTGDHAGPFDVAVNASGSDKALAAAIATAGQEARIVEASWHGSGNAAIPLGGPFHARRLSIVSSQVGALPPSHRARWTFTRRMGKALQLLADARLDALISGDTSFEEIEAAYSGILSSPDTLCHRIRY from the coding sequence GTGTCAGAACGAGAACGGCAGCTTGAGGCACGGGCCTTGTGGTTTCCCGAAGCCGGGCGCGCTCTCTTGCGCGGCGAAAGGCTGAAGCGTCCCGGCGCCGACGAGGCGCTCGTCGAAACGCTTTTCACCGGGATCAGCCGGGGCACCGAAAACCTCGTCTTTCACGGCAGGGTGCCGGAAAGCGAGCGCGAACGCATGCGCGGCCCCAATATGGCAGGCGATTTTTCCTTTCCGGTAAAATACGGTTATGCCGCCGTCGGAAGGGTCGCCGAGGGCCCGAGCGATCTTTCCGGCCGGCTCGTCTTCTGCCTCCATCCCCATCAGGACCGATTCGTGGCGCCCGCCGCCATGCTTTCCCCCCTGCCCGAGGACCTGCCGCCGGAACGCGCGGTTCTCGCCGCCAATATAGAGACCGCGCTGAACATTGTCTGGGATGCCGGCATCCAGCCGGGCGATACGGTCGCCGTCTTCGGCGCGGGCACTGTTGGCGCTCTGGTCGCCTTCCTGGCTTCGTCCATTCCGGCAACCGAGACGACTCTGATCGATCCCAACGGAAAACGGGCCGCGCTTGCCGAAAAGCTTGGTCTTGCCTTCTCGACAGGCGATCACGCAGGCCCTTTCGATGTCGCCGTCAATGCCTCGGGGTCGGACAAGGCGCTTGCCGCAGCCATCGCGACAGCCGGACAGGAAGCGCGGATCGTCGAAGCAAGCTGGCACGGCAGCGGCAATGCCGCCATCCCCCTCGGCGGTCCGTTTCACGCGCGGCGGCTTTCCATCGTCAGTTCCCAGGTCGGCGCGCTGCCGCCCTCGCACCGCGCCCGCTGGACGTTTACGCGGCGCATGGGAAAGGCGCTGCAGCTTCTTGCCGACGCCCGCCTTGACGCGCTGATTTCGGGCGACACTTCATTTGAGGAGATCGAGGCGGCCTATTCCGGCATCCTATCGTCTCCCGACACGCTCTGCCACCGCATCCGCTATTGA
- a CDS encoding 6-pyruvoyl trahydropterin synthase family protein encodes MFAVEVRDHIMIAHSLPRPVFGPAQAMHGATFVTDAAFFTADLDEDGLAVDIGAATTVLGEVLQPLNYQNLDEVEAFAGKVTTTEVIAKYIFDQLAEAVAQGKLGPGSDRIRKIRVTLHESHAARGWYEADL; translated from the coding sequence ATGTTTGCTGTCGAGGTTCGCGATCACATCATGATCGCCCATTCTCTTCCCCGTCCGGTCTTCGGGCCCGCCCAGGCCATGCACGGCGCGACCTTCGTCACCGATGCGGCATTCTTCACCGCCGATCTGGACGAGGACGGCCTGGCGGTCGATATCGGCGCGGCGACCACGGTTCTGGGCGAGGTCTTGCAGCCGCTCAACTACCAGAACCTCGACGAAGTGGAGGCCTTTGCCGGCAAGGTAACGACAACCGAGGTGATTGCGAAATATATCTTCGACCAACTCGCTGAAGCGGTTGCGCAAGGCAAGCTCGGCCCGGGCAGCGACAGGATCCGCAAGATCCGGGTCACGCTGCACGAATCCCACGCCGCACGCGGCTGGTACGAGGCCGATCTGTGA
- a CDS encoding glycosyltransferase family 4 protein: MRLVFAYPGDLQLRTGGYGYDRRLIAALEDAGWQVDLLPLGDGFPEPVDGVKRAAEQALCALADDTLVMIDGLAFGILDDFAAWQGDRLKFVALVHHPLALETGLTRERAEALRKSESRALEHARQIVVTSPETARELERGFATSRDRITVAVPGTDPAPQARGSGGAAHVLSIGSLTPRKGHDILVAALKRVEDLAWTATIAGSRNLDGGTAAAIERQIDALGLGGRVRLAGAVEETGPLYAGADVFALASRYEGYGMVFAEALSHGLPIIACRAGAVPDVVPEEAGFLVEVDDVDAFAAALRALLSDPDIRRRKMEAACRAGSALPRWDETGLIVSDMLEKLT, encoded by the coding sequence GTGAGGCTTGTCTTCGCCTATCCCGGCGATCTTCAGCTTCGAACCGGTGGCTATGGTTATGACCGCCGGCTGATCGCCGCGCTTGAGGATGCCGGCTGGCAGGTCGATCTCCTGCCGCTCGGCGACGGTTTTCCCGAACCGGTGGACGGCGTCAAACGGGCGGCGGAGCAAGCGCTCTGCGCGCTTGCCGACGACACGCTGGTGATGATCGACGGCCTTGCCTTCGGCATTCTGGACGACTTTGCAGCGTGGCAAGGCGATCGACTGAAATTCGTCGCCCTGGTGCATCATCCGCTGGCGCTCGAAACCGGACTGACGCGCGAGCGGGCGGAAGCCCTGCGCAAGAGCGAGTCCCGCGCGCTCGAACATGCCCGCCAGATTGTCGTCACCTCGCCCGAAACGGCGCGGGAGCTGGAAAGGGGTTTCGCAACCAGCCGCGACAGGATTACCGTCGCCGTGCCCGGCACCGATCCCGCGCCGCAGGCACGCGGAAGCGGCGGCGCGGCGCATGTTCTTTCCATCGGCTCGCTGACGCCGCGCAAGGGGCATGACATCCTCGTTGCCGCGCTGAAACGGGTCGAAGACCTTGCCTGGACCGCGACGATTGCCGGCAGTCGCAACCTCGATGGCGGAACCGCTGCTGCGATCGAAAGGCAAATCGACGCTTTGGGGCTTGGCGGAAGGGTTCGCCTTGCCGGTGCGGTGGAGGAGACGGGCCCGCTTTATGCAGGGGCCGACGTCTTCGCCCTCGCCAGCCGCTATGAGGGCTATGGCATGGTCTTCGCCGAGGCGCTTTCGCACGGACTGCCGATCATTGCCTGCCGGGCCGGAGCCGTGCCCGACGTGGTGCCCGAGGAGGCAGGCTTCCTCGTGGAGGTCGATGACGTCGACGCCTTCGCCGCGGCCCTGCGCGCCCTGCTTTCCGATCCGGATATCCGCCGCCGCAAGATGGAGGCAGCCTGCCGCGCGGGAAGCGCCCTTCCCCGCTGGGACGAGACCGGCCTCATTGTTTCGGACATGCTGGAGAAACTGACATGA
- a CDS encoding methyltransferase domain-containing protein translates to MSFDADWLTLREPADRAARDERLVEAFAHHLSGADKSLVIDIGCGTGSTLRCLAHAVPADGNWLLLDNDPLLLAEAERRSKAQSGVSLRRHDLNDLVGLPLEDAAIVTASALFDLCSEDFSARFAERLAVCSVGLYAALNYDGRIAWSKAHPLDEAVVSAFNRHQQTDKGFGVALGPEAAARLAVRFGNHGFRVETADSTWRLSSDSAPLQKAFIEGFRQPLQEIGGLTSRDIDDWIAFRLAAAEKPGSHCMVGHTDLLALPV, encoded by the coding sequence ATGAGTTTTGATGCCGACTGGCTGACCCTGCGCGAACCGGCGGACAGGGCCGCCCGGGACGAAAGGCTTGTCGAAGCATTTGCCCACCACCTTTCAGGCGCCGACAAGTCCCTCGTCATCGATATCGGATGCGGGACCGGCTCGACGCTTCGATGCCTGGCGCATGCCGTGCCCGCGGACGGGAACTGGCTGCTGCTCGACAACGACCCTCTGCTTCTCGCGGAAGCCGAACGCCGGAGCAAAGCGCAATCCGGGGTTTCCCTGCGCAGGCATGACCTCAACGATCTTGTCGGGCTGCCGCTGGAAGATGCCGCGATCGTCACCGCATCGGCGCTGTTCGACCTCTGCTCGGAGGATTTCTCGGCGCGGTTTGCCGAGCGGCTCGCCGTCTGTTCGGTCGGGCTTTACGCTGCGCTCAACTACGACGGCCGCATCGCCTGGTCGAAGGCTCATCCGCTGGATGAGGCCGTCGTCTCGGCCTTCAACCGGCACCAGCAGACGGACAAGGGTTTTGGCGTGGCGCTCGGACCCGAAGCGGCGGCGCGCCTTGCGGTTCGTTTCGGCAATCATGGTTTCCGGGTTGAAACGGCCGACAGCACCTGGCGCCTTTCAAGCGACAGCGCCCCTCTTCAGAAGGCCTTCATTGAAGGGTTCCGCCAGCCATTGCAGGAGATCGGCGGACTGACGTCGCGCGATATCGACGACTGGATCGCCTTCCGGCTCGCCGCCGCCGAGAAGCCCGGCAGTCATTGCATGGTCGGCCACACCGACCTACTAGCCCTGCCGGTCTGA
- a CDS encoding RibD family protein, with the protein MKTIDMTDAVWQRVLSLREGERGEDDEAAMALYGPIAGASGRVVIAQVGQSLDGRIATPSGDAMDVSGPDGLAHLHRCRALVDAVIVGVNTVTADNPRLSVRLVDGPSPVRVVIDCNGALSGDEGLFHDGGAPVIVVMSAAAPEKGLPNAETIRLQSSGKGLATGAILDALAARGLHRVLVEGGARTIARFVEERQVDRLHVAISPLIIGAGPSGINLPPVARLADALRPPAAVYNLGSDVLFDCALSDRQG; encoded by the coding sequence ATGAAGACAATCGACATGACCGATGCCGTCTGGCAGCGGGTTCTTTCCCTTCGCGAAGGAGAAAGGGGCGAGGACGACGAGGCGGCGATGGCACTCTACGGGCCGATCGCCGGCGCAAGCGGCCGGGTCGTCATCGCCCAGGTCGGCCAGTCGCTCGACGGGCGGATCGCAACGCCTTCGGGCGATGCGATGGATGTCTCCGGCCCGGACGGCCTTGCCCATCTTCACCGTTGCCGCGCGCTCGTCGACGCGGTGATCGTCGGCGTCAACACGGTGACGGCCGACAATCCCCGCCTCTCCGTCCGGCTTGTCGATGGCCCCTCGCCGGTGCGCGTGGTCATCGATTGCAATGGCGCGCTCAGTGGCGATGAGGGCCTGTTTCACGACGGCGGCGCGCCCGTGATCGTGGTGATGAGCGCCGCAGCGCCCGAGAAAGGCCTGCCCAACGCCGAGACGATCCGCCTGCAATCTTCCGGCAAGGGCCTGGCGACGGGCGCAATTCTCGATGCGCTGGCCGCGCGCGGACTTCATCGTGTTCTCGTGGAAGGCGGCGCGCGCACCATTGCCCGTTTCGTCGAAGAGAGACAGGTCGACCGGCTGCATGTCGCCATTTCGCCGCTGATCATCGGCGCGGGCCCGAGCGGCATCAATCTGCCGCCGGTCGCGCGGCTTGCCGACGCATTGCGCCCGCCGGCAGCCGTCTACAATCTGGGCAGCGATGTCCTCTTCGATTGCGCGCTGTCAGACCGGCAGGGCTAG
- a CDS encoding cytochrome b — protein MGKLSGPRDPSRVTISVERYPATSRIFHWLIAVLVLATWPLGMVIKFVKNEVSLDFYMIHESLGFLVLWLMLLRVGNRLLTRKPEEDGPRIERIAAASVHGLFYLFLIIMPLSGFLATNAHGFPFSWFGVLPIWSPIGKAPDIAWTLSAIHLASAWILAVLFVLHMGAVLMHHVIRRDFTLYRIL, from the coding sequence TTGGGCAAACTTTCGGGACCACGCGATCCATCGCGAGTAACCATCTCAGTGGAGCGCTATCCGGCGACGTCGCGCATCTTCCACTGGCTGATTGCCGTCCTGGTGCTGGCGACATGGCCGCTCGGCATGGTCATCAAATTCGTCAAGAACGAGGTCTCGCTCGATTTCTACATGATCCACGAAAGCCTCGGCTTCCTGGTGCTGTGGTTGATGCTCTTGAGGGTCGGCAACCGGCTTTTGACGCGCAAGCCGGAGGAAGACGGACCACGGATCGAACGGATCGCCGCGGCATCGGTGCACGGGCTGTTTTACCTGTTTCTGATCATCATGCCGTTGAGCGGCTTTCTTGCCACCAACGCCCATGGCTTTCCCTTCAGCTGGTTCGGCGTCCTGCCGATCTGGAGCCCGATCGGCAAGGCGCCAGACATCGCCTGGACGCTGTCGGCGATCCATCTCGCGAGCGCCTGGATCCTCGCCGTCCTGTTCGTGCTCCACATGGGCGCGGTGCTGATGCATCACGTGATTCGGCGTGATTTCACCCTCTATCGGATCCTCTAG
- a CDS encoding PaaX family transcriptional regulator C-terminal domain-containing protein: MVQDFLGAGSPRASGFIVTLYGDVAAPRGGILWMGTLIESCAAQGISESLVRTAVSRLVENGRLAGERIGRKSYYRLTKAAEAEFSRAAEILYSPPPSPKRLLLALGARDLPDGWARIGPEAALAPEGMARPGDCAILATETLAGVESLPDLTRKLWPLEAVGAAYRDFIERFSPIHAALSTGAPPDGATALALRLRLVDHFRAAALADPRLPAQALPADWPANAARRLFVTLYLAVTTQADRHIGLALRNSDGLLPEQTTMTDFRVNALRREFST, encoded by the coding sequence ATGGTCCAGGATTTCCTGGGCGCAGGCAGTCCGCGCGCCAGCGGCTTCATCGTCACGCTTTACGGCGATGTCGCCGCGCCGCGCGGCGGCATCTTGTGGATGGGCACGCTGATCGAAAGCTGCGCGGCGCAGGGCATTTCCGAAAGCCTGGTGCGCACCGCCGTTTCACGGCTCGTCGAAAACGGCCGGCTGGCAGGCGAGCGCATCGGCCGCAAGAGCTATTATCGGCTGACAAAGGCGGCCGAGGCAGAGTTCTCCCGCGCCGCCGAAATCCTCTATTCGCCACCGCCATCGCCGAAACGCCTTCTGCTGGCGCTCGGCGCGCGCGACCTGCCGGACGGCTGGGCGCGGATCGGCCCGGAGGCGGCGCTTGCGCCGGAAGGCATGGCACGCCCAGGAGACTGCGCCATACTGGCGACGGAAACGCTTGCAGGCGTAGAGAGTCTTCCGGACCTTACCCGGAAGCTCTGGCCGCTTGAGGCCGTCGGCGCGGCCTATCGCGATTTCATCGAGAGATTTTCGCCGATCCATGCCGCGCTTTCCACCGGCGCGCCCCCTGACGGCGCCACCGCGCTGGCGCTGAGATTGCGGCTTGTCGATCATTTCCGCGCTGCGGCCCTTGCCGATCCGCGCCTTCCGGCGCAAGCGCTGCCGGCTGACTGGCCGGCGAACGCGGCGCGGCGGCTTTTCGTCACCCTCTATCTGGCGGTCACGACGCAGGCGGACCGTCATATCGGACTCGCTTTGCGAAACAGCGACGGCTTGCTGCCGGAACAGACCACAATGACGGATTTCCGCGTCAACGCCTTGCGCCGGGAATTTTCGACCTAG
- a CDS encoding MarR family winged helix-turn-helix transcriptional regulator, which yields MTTTPVDRVDQSLIALRRILRATENYERDLAQSARLTPAQLRVLQIVEERGSVTPKALATQMGIRQASVTTLVDKLVTRGMVERVPSRTDRRQTNVTVTDAGRAMVESAPDALQQRYVQAFESLKDWEQAQLIASLERVATMLDAEGIDASPVLATGELHAEKRPR from the coding sequence ATGACGACGACACCCGTTGACCGCGTTGATCAGAGCCTGATCGCACTCAGGCGGATTCTCCGCGCCACAGAAAATTACGAACGCGATCTGGCGCAGTCGGCCCGGCTGACGCCGGCGCAGTTGCGCGTGCTGCAGATCGTGGAGGAGCGCGGCAGCGTGACGCCGAAGGCGCTGGCAACCCAGATGGGCATCCGCCAGGCCTCCGTCACCACGCTGGTCGACAAGCTTGTCACGCGCGGCATGGTGGAGCGGGTGCCGTCGAGGACAGATCGCCGACAGACCAATGTCACCGTCACCGATGCCGGTCGCGCGATGGTCGAAAGCGCGCCGGATGCCCTCCAGCAGCGCTATGTCCAGGCTTTCGAATCGCTGAAGGACTGGGAACAGGCCCAACTGATCGCCTCGCTCGAGCGGGTCGCGACCATGCTGGACGCCGAGGGAATCGACGCCTCGCCGGTTCTGGCGACGGGCGAGCTTCATGCGGAAAAGCGGCCACGCTGA
- the ectA gene encoding diaminobutyrate acetyltransferase: MSRNVAKPRSSMPRLRKPTAADGAQIWSLVKSCKPLDENSMYCNLIQAEHFADTCVVAELDGEIVGWISGHLIPARQELFVWQVAVGEKARGLGLGKKMLFELIERDVCDDITHLKTTITEDNDASWGLFKSFTRALGGKLADEPHYERDVHFDGHHDTEHMVTITLPEARALANAA; encoded by the coding sequence ATGTCCCGGAATGTTGCCAAGCCCCGATCCAGCATGCCCCGCCTGCGCAAGCCCACTGCAGCGGACGGGGCCCAGATCTGGTCGCTCGTGAAGAGCTGCAAGCCGCTCGACGAAAATTCGATGTATTGCAATCTCATTCAGGCCGAACATTTCGCCGATACCTGTGTTGTCGCGGAACTCGACGGAGAGATCGTCGGCTGGATCTCCGGCCACCTCATTCCCGCCAGGCAGGAACTGTTCGTCTGGCAGGTTGCCGTCGGCGAAAAGGCGCGCGGTCTCGGCCTTGGCAAGAAGATGCTGTTCGAACTGATCGAACGCGATGTCTGCGACGACATCACCCACCTGAAGACGACCATTACCGAGGACAACGACGCCTCCTGGGGCCTGTTCAAGAGCTTCACGCGCGCGCTCGGCGGAAAGCTGGCCGACGAGCCGCATTACGAGCGCGACGTTCATTTCGACGGGCATCACGATACCGAGCACATGGTGACCATCACCCTGCCGGAAGCCCGCGCGCTGGCAAACGCCGCCTGA
- the ectB gene encoding diaminobutyrate--2-oxoglutarate transaminase, which yields MDMITNDVFKRRESAARSYCRSMPATFTRASGSEIFDKDGNRWIDFLAGCSSLNYGHNDADMKEALIEHISSDGIAQGLDLHTDAKSDFLKAMETHILKPRGMDHKVMFTGPTGANAVEAAMKIARKSTGRTNIIAFTNGFHGVTMGALAATGNGYHRGGASMDTSGVTRIPYDDYAEGVDSAALLEQMLADPSSGVDEPAAIMFETVQGEGGLNAASPEWVRRMAEIARNHGALLIIDDIQAGSGRTGHFFSFEEMGVTPDIITMAKSVSGFGLPMALVLVRPEHDVFGPAEHNGTFRGNTHAFVTARVAIEKFWAGDAFQTELADKSTFLTGALSRIAAEIPGATLKGRGLMQGVDVGTGALAEEICARAFDNGLIIETSGNEDQVVKVLAPLTTSEETFAEGFDILLEAVRETIASKTQIAAE from the coding sequence ATGGACATGATCACGAACGATGTTTTCAAACGCCGCGAAAGCGCCGCGCGCTCCTATTGCCGCAGCATGCCGGCCACCTTCACCCGCGCCAGCGGCTCCGAAATCTTCGACAAGGACGGCAACCGCTGGATCGATTTCCTCGCCGGCTGTTCCTCGCTGAACTATGGCCATAACGATGCCGACATGAAGGAAGCGCTGATCGAGCACATTTCCTCTGACGGCATTGCCCAGGGTCTTGACCTGCACACCGATGCCAAGAGCGACTTCCTGAAGGCGATGGAAACCCACATCCTGAAGCCGCGCGGCATGGACCACAAGGTGATGTTCACCGGCCCGACCGGCGCCAACGCCGTCGAGGCGGCGATGAAGATCGCCCGCAAATCGACCGGCCGCACCAATATCATCGCCTTCACCAACGGCTTCCACGGCGTCACCATGGGCGCCCTTGCCGCGACCGGCAATGGCTACCACCGCGGCGGCGCTTCGATGGACACTTCGGGCGTGACGCGCATCCCCTATGACGACTATGCCGAGGGCGTCGACAGCGCGGCGCTTCTCGAGCAGATGCTTGCCGACCCGTCCAGCGGCGTCGACGAGCCGGCCGCGATCATGTTCGAGACCGTGCAGGGCGAAGGCGGGCTCAATGCCGCCTCTCCCGAATGGGTCCGCCGCATGGCCGAGATCGCCCGCAACCACGGCGCTCTGCTGATCATCGACGACATCCAGGCAGGCTCCGGCCGCACCGGTCATTTCTTCTCGTTCGAGGAAATGGGCGTCACGCCGGATATCATCACCATGGCGAAATCGGTTTCCGGCTTCGGCCTGCCGATGGCCCTGGTTCTGGTCCGCCCCGAACACGATGTCTTCGGCCCGGCCGAGCATAACGGTACGTTCCGCGGCAACACCCACGCCTTCGTCACCGCCCGCGTCGCAATCGAGAAATTCTGGGCCGGTGACGCATTCCAGACGGAGCTTGCGGACAAGAGCACGTTCCTGACCGGCGCTCTGTCGCGAATTGCCGCCGAAATCCCGGGCGCGACGCTGAAAGGCCGCGGTCTGATGCAGGGCGTCGATGTCGGCACCGGCGCGCTGGCGGAAGAGATTTGTGCCCGCGCCTTCGACAATGGCCTGATCATCGAGACCTCCGGCAATGAGGACCAGGTGGTCAAGGTCCTGGCGCCGCTCACCACCTCGGAAGAAACCTTCGCCGAAGGCTTCGACATTCTTCTTGAAGCCGTGCGCGAGACGATCGCGTCCAAAACCCAGATTGCAGCGGAGTAA
- a CDS encoding ectoine synthase — protein sequence MIVRDLNDIMENDKDRVVADAKWRSIRMLLAGDGMGFSFHITILEAGSEHTFEYKHHFESVYCISGKGSITDIATGETHQIKPGVMYALNEHDRHILRSEEELVMACCFNPPVTGTEVHREDGSYAPAEENA from the coding sequence ATGATTGTACGTGACCTGAACGACATCATGGAGAACGACAAGGACCGCGTGGTTGCCGACGCCAAATGGCGTTCGATCCGCATGTTGCTCGCCGGCGATGGCATGGGTTTCTCCTTCCACATCACCATTCTGGAAGCCGGCTCCGAGCACACGTTCGAATACAAGCACCATTTCGAAAGCGTCTACTGCATCAGCGGCAAGGGCTCGATCACCGATATCGCCACCGGCGAAACGCATCAGATCAAGCCCGGCGTGATGTATGCGCTGAACGAGCACGATCGCCACATCCTGCGCTCCGAGGAGGAGTTGGTGATGGCCTGCTGCTTCAATCCCCCGGTCACCGGCACGGAAGTGCACCGGGAAGACGGATCCTATGCCCCGGCGGAGGAAAATGCCTGA